The proteins below come from a single Thermoanaerobaculia bacterium genomic window:
- a CDS encoding RluA family pseudouridine synthase produces the protein MILFENERFLAVEKPSGLSMATRPGDASAAARILAALGLPGGEDLRLVHRLDVGTSGIVLVARGPAAHRAATALFSARSVRKVYRAVVWGHPVPARGVVDLPLAVDRADRRKMRTAPGGKRAVTRWTTLGRLPSVAHLELFPETGRTHQIRVHLAGLGHPIVGDDLYGGPRWHGVRHPALRRLLSGPLPLLLHAAELSFRDPDTGADVAVRSPEPEPFRKVLAAAARSKERPSVRCRE, from the coding sequence GTGATCCTCTTCGAGAACGAGCGCTTCCTCGCCGTCGAAAAGCCGTCGGGACTCTCCATGGCGACGCGCCCCGGAGACGCATCCGCCGCCGCGCGCATCCTCGCCGCGCTGGGGCTCCCCGGCGGGGAAGACCTTCGCCTCGTCCATCGGCTCGACGTCGGAACGTCCGGGATCGTTCTCGTCGCCCGGGGCCCCGCCGCGCACCGGGCCGCGACGGCGCTCTTCTCGGCGCGGTCGGTGCGGAAGGTCTACCGCGCCGTCGTCTGGGGGCATCCCGTGCCCGCGCGCGGGGTCGTCGACCTCCCGCTCGCCGTCGACCGCGCGGACCGGCGAAAGATGAGGACGGCGCCCGGCGGCAAGCGCGCGGTCACCCGGTGGACGACGCTCGGGCGCCTGCCGTCGGTCGCGCATCTCGAGCTCTTCCCGGAGACCGGCCGCACGCACCAGATCCGGGTCCACCTCGCCGGTCTCGGCCATCCGATCGTCGGCGACGATCTCTACGGCGGGCCGCGGTGGCACGGCGTGCGGCACCCGGCCCTGCGGCGTCTCCTCTCGGGGCCGCTGCCGCTCCTCCTCCATGCCGCGGAGCTCTCCTTTCGCGACCCCGACACCGGCGCGGACGTCGCGGTTCGATCTCCCGAGCCGGAGCCGTTCCGGAAGGTCCTCGCCGCGGCAGCGCGGTCGAAGGAGCGCCCGTCCGTCCGTTGCCGCGAGTGA
- a CDS encoding DciA family protein — MKKPDDPFTRLDQAGGRSLGRLLRGNGSPVYFESRWADVLGPYLSRKIAPAGFSGGALALKVADASCRKTVAGLLPQIEKKLRDAFPNVSSVRLL; from the coding sequence GTGAAGAAGCCCGACGACCCCTTCACCCGGCTCGACCAGGCGGGCGGCCGCAGCCTCGGGCGGCTGCTCCGCGGGAACGGCTCTCCGGTGTATTTCGAGTCGCGGTGGGCCGACGTCCTCGGGCCCTACCTTTCGCGCAAGATCGCGCCGGCGGGGTTTTCGGGAGGCGCCCTCGCGCTGAAGGTCGCCGACGCGTCGTGCCGGAAGACGGTCGCGGGGCTCCTCCCGCAGATCGAGAAGAAGCTCCGGGACGCCTTCCCGAACGTCTCCTCCGTCCGTCTCCTGTGA
- a CDS encoding DUF2127 domain-containing protein translates to MPSARVKPARRRGGAPRPGEHPERSAVLFAIIVLKYLKALLFVAAGLALFGFRKDPSSRWLLRVAERADGDPRLRLTAGFLRGLSHSFELHFSAIVVACLIAGIALAAEATFLARGYTWAPWVTIVLTGVWVPVETWEVLRRFSVRTLVLMLVNIAIVVYLYVHRGDFRRHVRE, encoded by the coding sequence GTGCCCTCGGCTCGGGTGAAGCCGGCGCGCCGCCGGGGGGGAGCGCCGCGCCCGGGCGAGCATCCCGAACGCAGCGCCGTTCTCTTCGCAATCATCGTCCTGAAATACCTCAAGGCCCTTCTGTTCGTCGCCGCCGGGCTCGCCCTCTTCGGCTTCCGCAAGGATCCTTCCTCCCGCTGGCTCCTGCGCGTGGCCGAGCGAGCCGACGGAGACCCGCGCCTTCGCCTGACCGCGGGCTTCCTGCGCGGCCTCTCGCACAGCTTCGAGCTGCACTTCTCCGCGATCGTCGTCGCCTGCCTGATCGCCGGAATCGCCCTGGCCGCCGAGGCGACGTTCCTGGCGCGCGGCTACACGTGGGCGCCGTGGGTGACGATCGTGCTGACGGGCGTCTGGGTGCCGGTCGAGACCTGGGAGGTCCTCCGGCGGTTCTCCGTCCGCACGCTCGTTCTCATGCTGGTGAACATCGCGATCGTCGTGTACCTGTATGTCCATCGAGGGGACTTCCGGCGCCACGTCCGCGAATAG